One Brassica napus cultivar Da-Ae chromosome C4, Da-Ae, whole genome shotgun sequence genomic region harbors:
- the LOC106449894 gene encoding DNA-directed RNA polymerases I and III subunit rpac1-like, translating to MATKEGEGEVKKIVTEEEKTFAKNFNIMDLADIPTGLPPHLQLQRTRVLCKNDAPIHTASVVYSGAYNGVGVDNSVKLENFSENFKVDVIEISNDGMELTFDMIGIDAASYNVFFFVFTMQLPTMAFEKVFIANNTSIVQDEVLAQRMGLVPIAADPKLFEYLSENDQPNEKNTIVFKLHAKCAKGEGRKKVLTKELIWLPKGSELVKESGDPNSKPKTYTSVSRSQEESFPEFTDNPITPSYPDILIAKLGPGHEIELEAHAVKGIGKTHAKWLPVATAWYRMLPEVILLREVEDEDTERLVEACPEKVFDIEDMGNGRKRATVAWPRNCTLCRQCVRENYGEEVKIEGIQREKWIENVALRRVKNHFIFLLFAFLSVKIESTGSLPPDVLFTEAVKILEDKCERVIANLS from the exons ATGGCGACCAAAGAAGGAGAAGGCGAGGTAAAAAAGATCGTTACCGAAGAAGAAAAGACATTCGCTAAGAACTTCAACATAATGGATCTCGCCGACATCCCTACCGGACTTCCTCCGCATCTGCAACTCCAGCGAACTCGTGTCCTCTGTAAAAACGACGCTCCTATTCAT ACGGCGAGTGTCGTTTACTCGGGTGCCTATAACGGTGTGGGAGTAGACAACAGTGTGAAACTTGAAAACTTCTCTGAGAATTTCAAAGTTGATGTCATCGAAATTTCAAATGACGGCATGGAATTGACATTTGATATGATTGGTATCGACGCAGCTTCCTACAATG tctttttttttgtttttacaatgCAGCTTCCTACAATGGCTTTTGAAAAAGTATTTATAGCAAACAACACATCTATTGTTCAGGATGAAGTTCTTGCTCAGAGGATGGGTCTTGTACCTATTGCTGCAGATCCTAAGCTCTTCGAGTATTTATCTG AAAACGACCAGCCAAATGAAAAGAACACCATTGTTTTCAAACTCCATGCCAAATGTGCAAAAGGTGAAGGACGTAAGAAAG TTTTAACAAAGGAATTGATCTGGTTACCAAAGGGGAGTGAGTTGGTTAAAGAATCAGGAGATCCGAACTCAAAGCCTAAAACTTACACTTCCGTCAGCCgtagccaagaagagtccttcCCTGAATTCACTGATAATCCAATCACTCCGAGCTATCCTGACATATTGATCGCAAAACTCGGCCCTGGTCAT GAGATTGAGCTGGAAGCTCATGCTGTTAAGGGCATTGGTAAAACACATGCAAAGTGGTTGCCAGTAGCGACGGCTTGGTATAGAATGCTTCCTGAG GTTATTCTACTAAGGGAAGTTGAGGATGAGGATACTGAACGACTCGTAGAAGCCTGCCCGGAGAAAGTTTTTGACATTGAAGACATGGGCAATG GTAGGAAGAGGGCAACGGTAGCATGGCCGCGTAACTGCACGTTGTGTAGGCAATGCGTGAGAGAAAATTATGGAGAGGAAGTAAAGATAGAAGGAATACAACGGGAAAAATGGATAGAGAATGTGGCTCTGCGACGTGTCAAGAACCATTTCATct TTTTGTTATTTGCGTTTCTTTCTGTTAAAATTGAGTCTACTGGATCACTGCCTCCTGATGTTCTCTTCACTGAAGCTGTCAAGATATTGGAAGATAAATGTGAACGTGTTATCGCTAATCTCTCCTGA